A segment of the Mercurialis annua linkage group LG4, ddMerAnnu1.2, whole genome shotgun sequence genome:
CACTATGTAATATGGTTATTGAAGCTGGGGGGAAGAATGGGGTCATCCCTGCTGATAGCACTACATTTAAGTACCTTGAGGTATTGTAGATGCATTCTACATTGTTTTTTTTCAGCTTTTCTTGAATCTCTGAAGGtagataatttttttctctattcATTGAATAATTTGATCATTGTTTGTTGCGAGGACTTACTGGGTTATCTTTTGGTGTGAACAGGATAAGACTTCTGTTCCCTTTGAACCCGTATATAGTGATGAGAAAGCAAGGTAGATTTTTATCACTAATGGCTTCTGCTCATTGTAATTTAAGTTGAATGCTTTTTTAAGATTAAGTTCTGTGTCCTGGTCATTGTTTTGAATTTGGACCTTACATGGTTGGATTTTCAATATGCTCTAATAAACTGAAAGGTTTTGCTGGTACATAATTAAACTTTCCTGGTGCAACAAATTTAACAATACTGGGCTTCGGACCCTTGACATTAAGGGCACTTGATTATGTGTAATTCtggattttaataatttgagaCCTTCATATATGTAATTGAAGTTTTACACATCAGTTACTAATGTTACTGATTTTATGGATGTTTATTGTTTGTATACTTATTCCAATTATGGGAAGGCATGAATGAAAATTAAACCAGTAGACTGTAAATTTTGTTCAAGTTTCTGGTACCATGGAAAgcattttgttttttcaatttgttaGTGGTAGaatatttgttatttgttttctgtgctaattttgttttttcttttgtcCTTTTCTTCCTAGATTTCTGTCGGAGTACAGATTTGATGTCTCAAAACTGGAACCACTGGTGGCAAAGGTGTTTGATAATATACATTTCCCATTAAATTATGCATATAAGGATTGCAAAATTCTgtagattttaaaattctttcTTAATGGGTAAAAGATagttttctctttatttttgcTTGATCGCCCTCTTTTTCTATATCTTGAGTAGTGTTCTTTTAACATTTTGGCAGCCTCAATCTCCTGATAATCGTGCTTTAGCAAGAGAATGCAAAGATGTCAAAATTGACAGAGTATATATTGGATCTTGTACTGGCGGGAAAACCGAGGATTTTATGGCTGCAGCTAAAGTTTTTCTAGCTTCAGTAAGAGCGATTTCTCTTTAATAACTTATTGTCATGTAATACAACACATTTTGATTGCTGCATATATATTTTCCTTCTCTTCATCGACCTATTTGCTCTATGTGCAGGGTAAGAAGGTCAAGGTTCCCACATTTCTTGTGCCTGCCACTCAGAAGGTTAGTACAGGTCATTTGTTGTTTGCTTAACTCGAGGTTCACAAATAAATGAAGGATGCATTTGTTGTGATGAACTTATTGCAGAATTTAACTGTAGTTTGTTTATCATAAAATTTTCAGGTTTGGATGGATGTGTATAGTCTCCCAGTACCAGGATCTGGCGGAAAAACTTGCTCTCAAATTTTTGAAGAGGCTGGTTGTGACACGCCTGCAAGTCCTAGTTGCGGTGCTTGTTTGGGAGGACCTAAAGACACGTATGCACGTATGAACGAACCAATGGTAAGTTATCTTTTGGTTTTTCCGTTATCGGGTTTCTTGCTGATGATTGAAGTCTGTGTCCCTTTGACAATTGTAGTTCTGCTTTGGGCACAGGGGTAGTGTTTTGTGTTTGAACCATTTTGAGGGCCATTGCAGGTTTGTGTCTCGACGACAAACAGAAACTTCCCTGGTCGAATGGGACATAAAGAAGGGCAGATCTATCTTGCTTCGCCCTATACAGCCGCAGCATCTGCCTTGACCGGTTATGTTACCGATCCTAGAGAATTCTTGCATTAAAACGCACGACATAGTTGTAACAACTTAAATGGTGGCTCAAAAGTAGATATCGATGTAATTCGCCGAGTCTCAACAGCTTTGATGTCAAGCAGAAAGTGGATATCAAAGACTTGCATTGCTTTTGAGCAGAGTCTTGTGGAGTTAGCAGTGTTTTCATTCCGGAGCATATGATATTTGCAATAACAGTGCTTCTATGTATGGAATTGCACTTCATAACACATTTTCTAGGCATTTGtaatatgtataatttcaaaaatatttgataatgaATAGGATAGTGGATATGAGATAGAATAAAAGATACTCCGTATGGTTTACTCTAGTTTGATTTGATCTATTTCGATAAACTTcggatatttaattttatattaagtttGGTCCGATTATGacgtatttaatttatttttacatgcGGCTTatatatctatttttaattaaaattccatTCACGTCTGAAAAATTCGGTCtgaactataaatttattttatgaatcaAGTTTGAATAATACAAATTAGATCCGACCTTGACTAGACTGATTTCAGGATCTAGTTAGATAAAACAGTCGAGTGTCGACAGAATTTGCCCCCAATGTATTCGACCAATGATCACGCCAATCATGGtttgatttttcactaaaatgGATTTTTTTGGTCCAATATCTTGAACTGAAAAAAACTATATGAATggcttatatttataaatttattataatttatttgtttattttaaactataaaagtttaaatataaaagatatgACTAGTGTTTTCTAAGAGattactatatataatataaatataaattttaaaaacatatgttatatatatgtggCATAAAATAAAGAAGCCATCACATTGGACCCCACCCATTTAGATGGCTAACTTATCGTTATTTGAGAGCAGATAGAATTTGACCGTTAGGGGCCCATcaatttagtttagtttttgaaATTCAACGGCTCTACTCGAGTCCTAAATTTGACCGTTGGGAAACTTCCACTTAAAAtcctattttatatttgacAGAAACTTTAATCATATTCAGTTCTTCAAAATTGTTTAAGAATCCTCCACTTCTCTCTCAGAATCTCATCTGATTTTTTCAAGTAAATTCCCGAAAAGGACACCTTTTCGAGATCACCAGGTTTCTTCTACCGATTAGTATCATCAAGATCTAAGATGGAGAGCCTGCAAGAAACGCCGGAGACAAAGCAAGTTCAATCTGAAGCCACTGTACTGGAATTCAAAACACCACCTCAAGATCAAAAAAAGGATCAAAAATCGATAAATTCCGGTAGTGATTTACGCAAAAGTAGCACCCCGAATCGCCTTAAACTTCCGATAGCATTCAAGTACCCTGAAAAGTAATTAATATAACCCAATATtctgatattttaaaaagttatctGTTCTATTTTTCAATTGCTTATTCCTTTGATTCTTGAATAATTTTCAGGTACAGAAGTCCAACTGATCTTATGATATCACCAATTACAAAAGGCCTTCTTGCAAGAAACAGAAAGAACGGTTCAATACTGCCTCCTACCTTGAATCAACCTAAGGTATATCAACTTGTGGAAAATGGGATACTAGAGTTTGCACTTATCGAGTTTTAGGTTTCGACTTCTGTTTCTGTTTCCGAAAACGCCTTTAAATTTTTCGAAACTCTATATCTGTAACTCATCCTACAACAAAAAAATGacatttcgcctttttccttcttttttccCGTTTCTCGTTTCGTTTTTTTCTGTTTCTGTGCTACATAGCTgaataaatcaaatatattttGCAGGTTCAAGATATAGCAAAGGAAGTAGTATCTTTCAAGATTGTGACATGAAAATATTGGTGATAAAGCTTGAATCAGATGGATTCTTGAACCTgatgatgaattttttttcgcttttaaaattattattgtcatTAGTAGTTTATAGTTTATACAATCTGTAATTGCAAGTATCTTGTTTTTCTTCAATCAAAACAATGTTATATAATGCATTTGAAGCTATTTTGCAGTATGAGACTGAAATTCCAAACCTTACATAACCTGACTatagttcaaaaataattatgttgTCAGTCCAATTGAATTTCATACCATTGAACAGAACCAACATCTCCATCAATTTCAAGTTCACAGACTGAACTAATCAAGAAACAAACTGCATCATCCATGTTTTCAAATCTTGCAAGATCAGGAGGCAGTACTTTCTTTGGCCAATTTTCAAgataatatttcaatttatcTTTTAGCTCCTCCTCAGTTACAAACTTCTCATCTTCTCCAGGTTCCAGTAGTACGTAATTTTCAGTTTTCTGAGACAGCCTCCTTCTTCTTACTGCACAAACATCTACCATTCTTGGCCTCTTTACCTTCAccaagaaataaaatttaacattcCATTACgtcaaattactatttttataaCTGTTTTTCTTCTGAAAAGTCTGcgaaatgaaagaaaatatgtTCACCTTCATCGACAGGCGAGTTAAGTTAGATTGATTGAGATAAAGAGAAGAAAAATTCTCAGCAATGGTAACTAAATTTGGTTGAACAAATGATTGAGATGGTTTATGTTTCAGTATCATTTTACCTGCAAAAAAGAATATGGAGAGTGTAAAATAAATTGTTGCAGCTTAAAGGAACAATACATGGTAATGGGAGCTTACACTTATGAGTGTTGAATCCATGGTTTAGTAAGTGATGATATTCCAAGGTTGCCTCCATTAAAACTGTACTGCTGTGTGCTCTTAGCATTCTTTGAATTTTCTATGATTTAGAGCACAGATGAGAACTCAGGATTGGGAGATAAGACTTATAAGTGGACCtcaattttctaaaaattaagcagtagtttttattgttatttcttTGGTTAGGATAAAAAgaataaatcagataattttaTAAAGGTCTAAGCATCTAAAATTACCCCAactttttttgacttttttcatttatatctcAAATTTTTAAAGTCGTGAATATTAATCCCActctctaatttttaatttcaattgttcctatttttctaaattggaaatttatcattctaaaaataattcaaatatgtCCTTTATATTTAACATGTAATCTAATgttttatacattattaaaaattgagaCTATGTGTCTAATATGAAGGACATGTTTGAACATTTATCAAGTgaaaaaattctaatttaaaatgggtacatttaaaattgaaaattaaaaaattgaataaaattgataattttaaaaatttgacatATAAATGAAAGACCGAACACGTGAGGTAGTTTAGATAATTA
Coding sequences within it:
- the LOC126676174 gene encoding protein CHLORORESPIRATORY REDUCTION 7, chloroplastic, which produces MLRAHSSTVLMEATLEYHHLLNHGFNTHKCKMILKHKPSQSFVQPNLVTIAENFSSLYLNQSNLTRLSMKVKRPRMVDVCAVRRRRLSQKTENYVLLEPGEDEKFVTEEELKDKLKYYLENWPKKVLPPDLARFENMDDAVCFLISSVCELEIDGDVGSVQWYEIQLD
- the LOC126676176 gene encoding uncharacterized protein LOC126676176, with amino-acid sequence MESLQETPETKQVQSEATVLEFKTPPQDQKKDQKSINSGSDLRKSSTPNRLKLPIAFKYPEKYRSPTDLMISPITKGLLARNRKNGSILPPTLNQPKVQDIAKEVVSFKIVT